In Camelus dromedarius isolate mCamDro1 chromosome 3, mCamDro1.pat, whole genome shotgun sequence, one DNA window encodes the following:
- the REEP2 gene encoding receptor expression-enhancing protein 2 isoform X1 translates to MVSWIISRLVVLIFGTLYPAYSSYKAVKTKNVKEYVKWMMYWIVFAFFTTAETLTDIVLSWFPFYFELKIAFVIWLLSPYTKGSSVLYRKFVHPTLSNKEKEIDEYITQARDKSYETMMRVGKRGLNLAANAAVTAAAKGQGVLSEKLRSFSMQDLTLIRDEDALPLHGPDGRLRPSPGSLLDTIEDLGDDPALSLRSGTNQGDPRTEISEDDTGDKATKRVKSIKKVPKAEPLASKTLKTRPKKKTSAGGDSA, encoded by the exons GCTCATCTTTGGCACCCTGTACCCAGCCTATTCTTCCTACAAGGCGGTGAAGACAAAAAACGTGAAGGAATAT GTGAAATGGATGATGTACTGGATCGTCTTTGCCTTCTTCACCACGGCCGAGACACTCACAGATATTGTGCTCTCCTG GTTCCCCTTCTACTTTGAGCTCAAGATCGCCTTTGTGATATGGCTGCTGTCCCCTTATACCAAGGGCTCCAGTGTGCTCTACCGCAAGTTCGTGCACCCAACACTGTCCAACAAGGAGAAG GAAATCGATGAGTACATCACACAGGCCCGCGACAAGAGCTATGAGACCATGATGAGGGTGGGCAAGAGGGGTCTGAACCTGGCTGCCAATGCCGCGGTTACGGCTGCTGCCAAG GGCCAGGGGGTGCTGTCAGAGAAGCTCCGAAGCTTCAGCATGCAGGACCTGACCCTGATCCGGGATGAAGATGCCCTGCCCCTGCATGGTCCTGATGGCCGCCTCAGACCCAGCCCCGGCAGCCTTCTGGACACCATTGAGGACTTAG GAGATGACCCTGCCCTGAGTTTAAGGTCAGGCACAAACCAGGGAGATCCCCGGACAGAGATCTCTGAGGATGATACAGGAGACAAAGCCACCAAGAGGGTCAAATCCATCAAAAAAGTGCCCAAAGCCGAG CCACTGGCCTCCAAGACGCTGAAGACCCGGCCCAAGAAGAAGACCTCTGCAGGGGGCGACTCAGCTTGA
- the REEP2 gene encoding receptor expression-enhancing protein 2 isoform X2 encodes MVSWIISRLVVLIFGTLYPAYSSYKAVKTKNVKEYVKWMMYWIVFAFFTTAETLTDIVLSWFPFYFELKIAFVIWLLSPYTKGSSVLYRKFVHPTLSNKEKEIDEYITQARDKSYETMMRVGKRGLNLAANAAVTAAAKGVLSEKLRSFSMQDLTLIRDEDALPLHGPDGRLRPSPGSLLDTIEDLGDDPALSLRSGTNQGDPRTEISEDDTGDKATKRVKSIKKVPKAEPLASKTLKTRPKKKTSAGGDSA; translated from the exons GCTCATCTTTGGCACCCTGTACCCAGCCTATTCTTCCTACAAGGCGGTGAAGACAAAAAACGTGAAGGAATAT GTGAAATGGATGATGTACTGGATCGTCTTTGCCTTCTTCACCACGGCCGAGACACTCACAGATATTGTGCTCTCCTG GTTCCCCTTCTACTTTGAGCTCAAGATCGCCTTTGTGATATGGCTGCTGTCCCCTTATACCAAGGGCTCCAGTGTGCTCTACCGCAAGTTCGTGCACCCAACACTGTCCAACAAGGAGAAG GAAATCGATGAGTACATCACACAGGCCCGCGACAAGAGCTATGAGACCATGATGAGGGTGGGCAAGAGGGGTCTGAACCTGGCTGCCAATGCCGCGGTTACGGCTGCTGCCAAG GGGGTGCTGTCAGAGAAGCTCCGAAGCTTCAGCATGCAGGACCTGACCCTGATCCGGGATGAAGATGCCCTGCCCCTGCATGGTCCTGATGGCCGCCTCAGACCCAGCCCCGGCAGCCTTCTGGACACCATTGAGGACTTAG GAGATGACCCTGCCCTGAGTTTAAGGTCAGGCACAAACCAGGGAGATCCCCGGACAGAGATCTCTGAGGATGATACAGGAGACAAAGCCACCAAGAGGGTCAAATCCATCAAAAAAGTGCCCAAAGCCGAG CCACTGGCCTCCAAGACGCTGAAGACCCGGCCCAAGAAGAAGACCTCTGCAGGGGGCGACTCAGCTTGA
- the REEP2 gene encoding receptor expression-enhancing protein 2 isoform X3 codes for MVSWIISRLVVLIFGTLYPAYSSYKAVKTKNVKEYVKWMMYWIVFAFFTTAETLTDIVLSWFPFYFELKIAFVIWLLSPYTKGSSVLYRKFVHPTLSNKEKGQGVLSEKLRSFSMQDLTLIRDEDALPLHGPDGRLRPSPGSLLDTIEDLGDDPALSLRSGTNQGDPRTEISEDDTGDKATKRVKSIKKVPKAEPLASKTLKTRPKKKTSAGGDSA; via the exons GCTCATCTTTGGCACCCTGTACCCAGCCTATTCTTCCTACAAGGCGGTGAAGACAAAAAACGTGAAGGAATAT GTGAAATGGATGATGTACTGGATCGTCTTTGCCTTCTTCACCACGGCCGAGACACTCACAGATATTGTGCTCTCCTG GTTCCCCTTCTACTTTGAGCTCAAGATCGCCTTTGTGATATGGCTGCTGTCCCCTTATACCAAGGGCTCCAGTGTGCTCTACCGCAAGTTCGTGCACCCAACACTGTCCAACAAGGAGAAG GGCCAGGGGGTGCTGTCAGAGAAGCTCCGAAGCTTCAGCATGCAGGACCTGACCCTGATCCGGGATGAAGATGCCCTGCCCCTGCATGGTCCTGATGGCCGCCTCAGACCCAGCCCCGGCAGCCTTCTGGACACCATTGAGGACTTAG GAGATGACCCTGCCCTGAGTTTAAGGTCAGGCACAAACCAGGGAGATCCCCGGACAGAGATCTCTGAGGATGATACAGGAGACAAAGCCACCAAGAGGGTCAAATCCATCAAAAAAGTGCCCAAAGCCGAG CCACTGGCCTCCAAGACGCTGAAGACCCGGCCCAAGAAGAAGACCTCTGCAGGGGGCGACTCAGCTTGA